The following nucleotide sequence is from Pygocentrus nattereri isolate fPygNat1 chromosome 25, fPygNat1.pri, whole genome shotgun sequence.
TCAGGACCGTGGACTTCTTCTTGGACCGGAGGCTCATCTGTGCAATCCGGCTGAAGAGGCAGCCGTAGCAGACCAGCAGGATAGAGAATGGGATCACAAAGCCCATTAGAGTCTCAAACAGGAGGATCACAGCCTCTTGTATGTTGGATTCATAAGCACGAAACAGGCACTGCTCTTCCCCCAGATTTCCACCCAAAACCTGAGTGACTATCACAGGGATGCTCAACAGAAATGAAGCCACCCACACAATCAGCAGCACTTTATTCAGAGCTTGCTTCCTTCTCCAGCTGGCCAAAGCAAAGGGGTACCGGATGGCCAGGAAGCGCTCCACACTCATGATGGTAATGAGGAAGACACTGGCATACATGCAAGCATTGATGATGTACACCATGGCTTTGCAGACAGCCTCACTAAACACCCAGGAATGAGCCAGTGAGTAGATCCACAGAGGCAGAGTGACCAGCACCAGCAAGTCAGCAACAGCCAGGTGCAGAATGACCAGAACAGTGTGAGACCGCTTCTTCACGTGTCTCACGATGGTCCAAATCACCAGCAGGTTCCCTGGAACCCCCACAacaaagcacacagc
It contains:
- the si:dkey-148a17.6 gene encoding leukotriene B4 receptor 1, with protein sequence MNGTGGGSWGSKWEHEEDQDGAYAGMLGACVILAVCFVVGVPGNLLVIWTIVRHVKKRSHTVLVILHLAVADLLVLVTLPLWIYSLAHSWVFSEAVCKAMVYIINACMYASVFLITIMSVERFLAIRYPFALASWRRKQALNKVLLIVWVASFLLSIPVIVTQVLGGNLGEEQCLFRAYESNIQEAVILLFETLMGFVIPFSILLVCYGCLFSRIAQMSLRSKKKSTVLIASVVVLFALCWIPHHVENFLSLVLLTLQENSQEAKTLHSAVEAMTIVAGALVFVSSTVNPVLYVFAARNFRSSLRDTGIQKLFRHLSSTATGEGNKELSYVSRRQSSQTTTSQCCTESKAQIDLLVDICNNAATQDIV